A stretch of Comamonadaceae bacterium M7527 DNA encodes these proteins:
- the mutY gene encoding A/G-specific adenine glycosylase, whose product MPKLPTLMAQPVDTTVVDVASPGQIAAFAPAVVAWQARHGRHHLPWQRTRNPYHVWLSEIMLQQTQVATVLGYFERFLDQLPTVQALAAAPQAQVMALWAGLGYYSRARNLHACAQDVVQRFNGEFPSTAAALESLPGIGPSTAAAIASFCFGQPISIYDGNVKRVLSRLLAFDGDLSGSHANKQLQAQAQALVAGLGESPLHLAQSMPRYTQGLMDLGATVCHLKAPLCQQCPVHTLCEASKAGQPTNYPVKSKKIKRSSERWYLLLLERGDAVWLEQRGNTGIWGGLQAPLVFAELALACDWLVANGLGALGATPSTLAKLGQPSIKHQLTHKELFLTPVVLRVPPAPATECLLKYGNQHAQDQVLGAWVGKDQVLQAALPAPVKKWLQTQGY is encoded by the coding sequence TTGCCCAAGCTGCCAACGCTGATGGCACAGCCGGTAGATACAACGGTGGTTGATGTGGCCAGCCCTGGCCAAATAGCGGCGTTTGCCCCTGCTGTGGTGGCATGGCAAGCCAGGCATGGCCGCCACCATTTGCCGTGGCAGCGCACACGCAACCCTTATCACGTGTGGCTTTCTGAAATCATGTTGCAGCAAACGCAAGTGGCCACAGTGCTGGGTTACTTTGAGCGTTTTCTTGACCAACTCCCAACGGTGCAAGCCCTGGCTGCTGCGCCACAGGCGCAAGTCATGGCGCTGTGGGCGGGGCTGGGCTATTACAGCCGGGCGCGCAACCTGCATGCGTGCGCACAAGATGTGGTGCAGCGTTTTAACGGCGAGTTTCCAAGCACTGCAGCTGCACTAGAAAGCTTGCCCGGCATTGGCCCGTCTACGGCGGCGGCCATTGCGTCGTTTTGTTTTGGGCAGCCTATCTCGATATACGACGGTAACGTCAAGCGCGTGTTGTCCAGGTTACTGGCGTTTGACGGCGACTTGTCAGGCAGCCACGCCAACAAGCAGCTGCAGGCGCAAGCGCAAGCCCTGGTGGCAGGCTTGGGTGAGTCACCGCTGCATTTGGCGCAAAGCATGCCGCGCTACACACAAGGACTGATGGACTTGGGTGCAACCGTGTGCCACCTTAAAGCGCCTCTTTGCCAACAATGCCCAGTACATACACTGTGCGAGGCCAGCAAGGCTGGGCAGCCCACCAACTACCCTGTCAAGTCCAAAAAAATAAAGCGAAGCTCTGAGCGTTGGTACTTGTTGCTGTTGGAGCGCGGCGACGCCGTATGGCTGGAGCAACGCGGCAACACGGGCATTTGGGGCGGTTTGCAAGCGCCGTTGGTGTTTGCTGAGTTGGCACTGGCCTGTGACTGGTTGGTGGCCAACGGCTTGGGCGCACTGGGTGCTACGCCCAGCACATTGGCCAAGCTGGGCCAACCCAGCATCAAACACCAGCTCACACACAAAGAGCTGTTCTTAACGCCCGTGGTGTTGCGTGTGCCACCTGCACCCGCTACAGAATGCCTGCTCAAATACGGCAACCAACACGCTCAAGATCAGGTACTGGGCGCCTGGGTAGGCAAAGACCAAGTGCTGCAAGCGGCGCTGCCAGCACCTGTTAAAAAGTGGTTGCAGACGCAAGGCTACTGA
- the rapZ gene encoding RNase adapter RapZ, with translation MNQDLVPAQSDSTAPLEMVLVTGVSGSGKSVALTALEDSGFFCVDNLPPELLGDFVRLERQQNARKVAVAIDARSASGLPSLPRQLKELRADGVSLTPIFLEATTDALVRRFSETRRMHPLSTVALQMPSKTHEAGQVGEPGNQRRLLKDAIELERELLSDLREQAHVVDTSQTSAANLRSQIKSLISHSTQQAGLQLTFESFAFKRGLPMDADFVFDVRMLPNPHYEPALRAQTGLDAGVIAFLSAQQAVQDMAAHITQFLRQWLPMLQSDHRAYVTVAIGCTGGQHRSVYLAQTLGQAFAKDWATQVRHRELSKLAS, from the coding sequence ATGAACCAAGACCTTGTACCCGCCCAGTCAGACAGCACCGCACCACTAGAGATGGTGTTGGTCACAGGCGTGTCTGGCTCGGGTAAGTCTGTAGCCCTTACCGCCCTTGAAGACAGTGGCTTTTTCTGTGTAGACAACCTACCGCCAGAACTGCTGGGTGATTTCGTGCGCCTTGAGCGCCAACAAAACGCGCGCAAAGTCGCCGTTGCCATTGACGCGCGCAGCGCATCTGGCCTGCCCTCTTTGCCTCGCCAACTCAAAGAGCTGCGCGCCGACGGCGTGTCGCTCACGCCCATATTTTTAGAAGCCACTACCGATGCACTGGTGCGCCGCTTCTCTGAAACAAGGCGCATGCACCCCCTGTCAACCGTGGCACTGCAAATGCCCAGCAAGACGCATGAGGCCGGTCAGGTGGGCGAGCCAGGCAATCAGCGCCGCTTGCTCAAAGACGCCATCGAGCTAGAGCGCGAGCTACTGAGCGACCTGCGCGAACAAGCGCATGTGGTGGACACCAGCCAAACCAGCGCGGCCAATTTGCGTAGCCAAATCAAGTCGCTTATTTCACACAGCACACAGCAAGCCGGCTTGCAGCTCACCTTTGAGTCGTTTGCGTTTAAGCGCGGCTTGCCCATGGACGCCGACTTTGTGTTTGACGTGCGCATGCTGCCCAACCCGCACTACGAGCCCGCGCTCAGGGCGCAAACTGGCCTGGACGCCGGCGTGATTGCGTTTTTAAGTGCGCAGCAAGCCGTGCAAGACATGGCGGCGCACATCACGCAGTTTTTAAGGCAATGGTTGCCCATGCTGCAATCAGACCACCGCGCCTATGTCACTGTAGCCATTGGCTGCACGGGCGGGCAGCACCGCTCTGTGTATTTGGCACAAACACTTGGCCAAGCGTTTGCCAAAGACTGGGCCACGCAGGTACGCCACCGCGAACTCAGCAAACTTGCAAGCTAG
- the recN gene encoding DNA repair protein RecN: MSLRRIALKDFVIVEALDIELSNGFTALTGETGAGKSILIDAVQIALGQRADAGVIRHGGQRCEIVLELDSNEAVDAWLADNGFDVHDDEPILLRRQIDTQGRSRAWINASPATMTQLRSVGDALVDIHGQHAWQTLGNTAAQRQLLDAYAGASTAEVAAAWQAWHASAQALDAARTRQLSIAQDTERLQWQLGELAKLSPQANEWATLNEDHTRLSHAQALIDAAQLACNMLDDDNTNAATLLSNAIAALGKQVHIEPQFASVVEVLNQAQALVEDATHSLHTYLRRADLDPQRLAELDERVALWLSHARRLRCLPEDLPALVQSWTDELAQLTQASDLEAMQQTVAKHQAALTKACKALTAKRQKAAKPLAQEITQAMQSLGMQGGVFEVALTALDQPSATGQDHIEFLVAGHPGVPTRALGKVASGGELSRIALAIAVCTSRLGKAPTLIFDEVDSGIGGQVAQTVGALMQRLGADRQVLTVTHLAQVAASANEHLVVSKARDTDKTISHLAVATDQARVVEIARMLGGDTNSQASLAHAQEMLKTAAKPK; the protein is encoded by the coding sequence ATGAGTCTGCGCCGCATTGCCCTCAAAGACTTTGTCATCGTTGAAGCACTGGACATAGAGCTGTCCAACGGCTTTACGGCCCTGACCGGTGAGACTGGTGCAGGCAAGTCTATTTTGATAGATGCCGTGCAGATTGCTTTGGGCCAACGCGCGGATGCTGGCGTCATTCGCCACGGTGGACAGCGCTGCGAAATAGTTCTTGAGTTGGACAGCAACGAGGCGGTAGACGCTTGGCTGGCCGATAACGGCTTTGACGTGCACGACGACGAGCCCATTTTGTTGCGCCGCCAAATTGACACGCAAGGGCGCAGCCGCGCCTGGATTAACGCCAGCCCCGCCACCATGACGCAACTGCGTAGCGTGGGTGATGCACTGGTCGACATTCACGGACAACACGCCTGGCAAACCCTGGGCAACACGGCCGCACAGCGCCAGCTGCTGGACGCCTACGCTGGCGCAAGTACCGCAGAGGTTGCAGCCGCTTGGCAGGCTTGGCATGCCAGCGCGCAAGCCCTGGACGCAGCACGCACACGGCAACTAAGCATTGCGCAAGACACAGAGCGCTTGCAGTGGCAGCTTGGTGAGCTGGCCAAACTGTCACCCCAGGCCAACGAGTGGGCCACACTCAACGAAGACCATACGCGCCTGTCTCATGCACAAGCGCTCATTGATGCGGCACAGCTGGCCTGCAACATGCTGGATGACGACAACACCAACGCCGCAACGTTGCTCAGCAACGCCATTGCTGCACTTGGCAAACAAGTACACATAGAGCCGCAATTTGCGTCTGTTGTTGAGGTGTTAAACCAAGCCCAGGCGCTGGTGGAAGACGCCACACACAGCCTGCACACCTATTTGCGCCGAGCAGACCTTGACCCACAGCGCTTGGCTGAGCTGGATGAGCGCGTTGCGTTGTGGCTGTCTCATGCGCGCCGCCTGCGCTGCTTGCCAGAAGACTTGCCTGCGCTGGTACAAAGCTGGACCGATGAGCTGGCGCAACTGACGCAAGCCAGTGACCTGGAGGCCATGCAACAAACCGTTGCCAAACACCAGGCCGCACTCACAAAGGCGTGCAAGGCACTCACAGCCAAGCGCCAAAAAGCCGCCAAGCCTTTAGCCCAAGAAATTACCCAGGCCATGCAATCGCTAGGCATGCAAGGTGGCGTGTTTGAAGTGGCCTTGACAGCACTTGATCAACCCAGCGCCACTGGCCAAGACCACATCGAGTTTTTGGTAGCAGGCCACCCGGGCGTGCCTACACGCGCGCTAGGCAAAGTGGCCTCAGGCGGCGAATTGTCGCGTATTGCGCTGGCCATAGCGGTTTGTACCAGCCGTTTAGGCAAAGCGCCCACGCTGATTTTTGACGAAGTGGACTCTGGTATTGGCGGGCAAGTTGCCCAAACCGTAGGCGCGCTGATGCAGCGCTTAGGTGCAGACCGCCAGGTGCTCACAGTCACCCACTTGGCACAGGTTGCCGCCAGCGCCAACGAACACCTGGTCGTTAGCAAGGCACGCGACACCGACAAAACCATTTCACATTTGGCAGTCGCCACAGACCAGGCTCGCGTGGTTGAAATTGCCCGTATGCTGGGCGGTGACACAAACTCGCAAGCCTCATTGGCACATGCCCAGGAAATGCTGAAAACCGCCGCCAAACCCAAATGA
- a CDS encoding NAD kinase, translating to MGKYQAAGSHEALRELAQFLDQTGMDLSIERETALNTDMRQYASIDVDAIGKQCDLAIVVGGDGTLLGVGRRLARHNVPMIGVNQGRLGFITDIPLDAYKDVLLPMLYGAYDEESRGLMHAQVWRDNHCVFEATALNDVVVNRGGASGMIELRIEVDGHFVANQRADGLIIASPTGSTAYSMSVGGPILHPSVAGLVVAPIAPHTLSNRPIVLPRDAEIVIEIASARDANANFDMQALTSLMVGDRIKVRPANHQLRLLHPKGWSYFDTLRKKLHWNEGVA from the coding sequence GTGGGCAAGTACCAGGCAGCTGGCTCACATGAGGCGCTGCGCGAGTTGGCCCAGTTTTTGGACCAAACCGGTATGGACTTGTCCATTGAGCGAGAGACCGCGCTCAATACCGACATGCGTCAGTACGCCAGCATTGACGTAGACGCCATTGGCAAGCAATGTGACCTGGCCATTGTGGTGGGCGGAGACGGCACCTTGTTGGGCGTGGGCAGGCGCCTGGCCAGGCACAACGTACCCATGATTGGTGTGAACCAAGGCCGCTTGGGCTTTATTACCGATATTCCCCTGGATGCCTACAAAGACGTGCTGCTGCCCATGCTGTATGGCGCCTATGACGAGGAAAGTCGCGGCCTCATGCACGCGCAAGTGTGGCGCGACAACCATTGTGTGTTTGAGGCTACTGCGCTGAACGATGTGGTGGTCAACCGCGGCGGTGCCAGCGGCATGATTGAGCTGCGCATTGAAGTGGACGGCCACTTTGTGGCCAACCAGCGTGCAGATGGTTTGATCATTGCGTCGCCCACTGGCTCTACGGCCTACTCCATGTCTGTGGGCGGGCCTATTTTGCACCCCAGCGTGGCGGGCTTGGTGGTCGCGCCCATTGCACCGCACACGCTGTCCAACCGGCCTATTGTGTTGCCGCGCGATGCGGAAATCGTGATTGAAATCGCCAGCGCGCGCGACGCCAACGCCAACTTTGACATGCAAGCCCTCACAAGCCTGATGGTGGGTGACCGCATCAAAGTGCGCCCTGCCAACCATCAGTTGCGCTTGCTACACCCCAAAGGTTGGAGTTACTTTGACACCTTGCGTAAAAAGCTGCACTGGAATGAGGGCGTTGCCTGA
- the hrcA gene encoding heat-inducible transcriptional repressor HrcA — MLDDRSKLLLKSLVERYIADGQPVGSRTLSKANGLDLSPATIRNVMSDLEELGLVASPHTSAGRVPTSKGYRLFVDTMLTVDNGESVSSFAMPPGELVTDQPLKVLNSAANMLSSLSQFVGVVSVPKRTSVFRHIEFLSLSDKRVLIILVSPDGDVQNRVIHTPVPYTQSELIEASNFLNANYAGLSMVEVRARLKREVDALRQEIGALMQAAVAGDDETDDNGDVFISGERNLLSVSEFSADLNNLRRLYDLFEQKAQLMRLLDVSDRADGVRIFIGGESERVPFEDVSVVSATYEVDGQVLGTLGVIGPQRMQYDRMIQVVDVTSKMLSHALSLNKL, encoded by the coding sequence ATGTTAGACGACCGCTCCAAACTGTTGCTCAAGTCGCTGGTCGAGCGATACATTGCCGACGGCCAGCCTGTGGGCTCGCGCACCCTGTCCAAAGCCAATGGCTTGGACTTGTCGCCAGCCACCATACGCAACGTCATGAGTGACCTGGAAGAACTAGGCTTGGTCGCCAGCCCGCACACCTCTGCCGGGCGTGTGCCCACCAGCAAGGGCTACCGCCTGTTTGTCGATACCATGCTCACGGTTGATAACGGCGAGTCGGTCAGCAGCTTTGCCATGCCACCGGGTGAGTTGGTCACAGACCAACCGCTCAAAGTGCTCAACAGCGCCGCCAACATGCTGTCCAGCTTGTCGCAGTTTGTAGGCGTGGTGTCTGTGCCCAAGCGCACATCGGTGTTCAGGCACATAGAGTTCTTGTCGCTGTCCGACAAGCGTGTGCTCATTATTTTGGTATCACCAGACGGTGACGTACAAAACCGCGTGATACACACGCCAGTGCCCTACACACAAAGCGAGCTGATAGAAGCGTCCAATTTTTTAAATGCCAACTACGCAGGCCTGAGCATGGTGGAGGTGCGCGCCCGCCTCAAGCGCGAAGTTGACGCGCTGCGCCAGGAAATAGGCGCACTCATGCAAGCTGCCGTTGCAGGCGATGACGAAACCGACGACAACGGAGACGTTTTTATCTCTGGTGAACGCAATTTGCTGTCTGTGTCAGAGTTTTCTGCTGACCTCAACAACCTGCGTCGCCTGTACGATTTGTTTGAGCAAAAAGCCCAACTCATGCGCTTGTTGGACGTGTCCGACCGCGCAGACGGCGTGCGCATATTTATTGGCGGCGAAAGCGAACGTGTGCCGTTTGAAGACGTATCAGTGGTCAGCGCCACCTACGAAGTAGACGGCCAAGTGCTGGGCACCCTGGGCGTCATAGGCCCACAGCGCATGCAATATGACCGCATGATTCAAGTGGTGGACGTCACCTCAAAAATGCTCAGCCACGCCTTAAGCTTGAACAAGTTGTAA